Proteins from a single region of Juglans microcarpa x Juglans regia isolate MS1-56 chromosome 5S, Jm3101_v1.0, whole genome shotgun sequence:
- the LOC121268677 gene encoding uncharacterized protein LOC121268677 isoform X1: MSKKKASGNTMTLKDFHGGSIPSDLPLPSAPGVTVKPSDRSGQDRPNSWGNPIGRPDNWSRPHSSPATRPFDDKTPFLTHTARIGRNFDEDERKPLDGVSAPRRTISDESIQVPASRVELKPEYGSSGSLVGWQGLAPSGVVNAYAAKVNEVTHVGVNSQNLGGNSGLAVGGGYPNAWAARKEMVGVNEPVQQSAWSGPTAVLKLARASALEKVSSGRWQSKHAIHFQADVEDLMSPEIETVFQSNSYGSSSYERVDVLGGRDYQDTTLARQVERGLHIEDGVRAASKELPRYEMAVGPKYSNVKEWNAAIHTDRTPLAHDDGRLSGSELQPQVPLEPSERPKLKLLPRTKPLESSEKSDIDHRQGCQRVSETGHAEAFEVYGNMYPAKLSMAIHESVPQAVEHPKLSLKSRLQPLEQLEGSIEKDRNALFGGARPRELVLKERGVGDVAINNHDLVQQFDRTEHNVPRTERDMRGKDWKENPIPAEYSEKTESPLLDQRIGKRYERKDHRQDTERVEVQRRNWRNENRRNSRETERNQQQVERPPSPETWRKPVEQVKPDSPDSSGPRHGKVASAVELAQAFSRSVSDPKTADHFSGQRGHPDRTQMPFSRLMGPTPRPQINGY, translated from the exons ATGTCGAAGAAGAAAGCGAGTGGGAACACCATGACTCTCAAGGATTTCCATGGCGGTTCAATTCCCTCCGATCTTCCTCTCCCTTCTGCACCCGGAGT AACTGTGAAGCCGTCGGATCGCTCGGGTCAAGACCGCCCAAACTCATGGGGAAACCCAATTGGGAGACCTGATAACTGGTCTCGGCCACACTCCTCTCCTGCGACGAGGCCTTTCGATGATAAGACTCCTTTTCTCACTCATACTGCCCGCATTGGCCGGAACTTTGATGAGGATGAGCGAAAACCCCTTGATGGGGTTTCGGCCCCTCGTCGGACTATCAGCGATGAGAGCATTCAGGTCCCTGCATCCCGTGTTGAGCTGAAGCCCGAGTATGGGTCAAGTGGCAGTTTAGTGGGTTGGCAGGGGTTGGCTCCGAGTGGGGTGGTGAATGCCTATGCGGCTAAGGTTAATGAGGTGACTCATGTTGGTGTTAATTCACAGAACTTAGGTGGGAATAGTGGGCTGGCAGTTGGTGGAGGTTATCCCAATGCGTGGGCAGCAAGGAAGGAGATGGTGGGGGTTAATGAACCGGTGCAACAATCTGCCTGGTCTGGACCAACAGCTGTCTTGAAGTTGGCTCGCGCCAGTGCACTTGAAAAGGTGTCTTCAGGTCGATGGCAGTCAAAGCATGCGATTCATTTTCAGGCTGATGTTGAGGATTTGATGTCACCCGAAATTGAGACCGTCTTTCAGTCCAACAGTTATGGTAGTAGTAGCTACGAGAGGGTTGATGTTTTGGGTGGAAGAGATTATCAGGACACAACCTTAGCGAGGCAGGTTGAAAGGGGTCTGCATATTGAGGATGGGGTTCGAGCTGCTAGTAAGGAGTTGCCGAGATATGAAATGGCTGTGGGTCCCAAGTATTCAAATGTAAAAGAGTGGAACGCTGCAATTCATACAGATAGGACTCCACTTGCTCATGATGATGGAAGACTTAGTGGATCTGAATTGCAACCCCAAGTGCCTTTAGAACCATCAGAGCGACCTAAGTTGAAATTGCTTCCCAGAACAAAGCCATTAGAAAGTTCAGAAAAATCTGATATCGATCATAGACAG GGGTGTCAACGAGTGAGTGAAACTGGTCATGCTGAAGCTTTTGAAGTGTATGGAAATATGTATCCTGCAAAACTTAGCATGGCAATCCATGAGAGTGTGCCACAAGCTGTGGAGCATCccaaattgagtttaaagtcTCGGTTGCAGCCTCTTGAGCAATTGGAAGGAAGTATTGAAAAAGATAG GAACGCGTTGTTTGGTGGTGCTCGTCCACGAGAACTG GTTCTGAAGGAGCGAGGGGTTGGTGATGTTGCGATCAACAACCATGACTTGGTTCAACAATTCGATAG aACTGAGCATAATGTTCCCAGGACTGAAAGAGACATGAGAGGAAAGGATTGGAAGGAGAATCCAATTCCTGCTGAGTACAGTGAAAAAACTGAGAGTCCTCTCCTTGATCAAAGGATTGGAAAGAGATATGAGAGGAAAGATCATCGGCAAGACACTGAGAGAGTTGAAGTGCAAAGGAGGAACTGGCGTAATGAGAACCGGAGGAATAGCAGAGAGACTGAAAGGAATCAGCAGCAGGTTGAGAGGCCACCTTCACCAGAGACTTGGCGCAAGCCTGTAGAGCAGGTAAAACCAGACTCCCCCGACTCCAGTGGTCCACGCCATGGAAAAGTGGCCTCAGCCGTTGAGCTTGCCCAAGCATTCTCTAGGTCAGTCTCAGATCCAAAAACAGCTGATCACTTTTCCGGGCAAAGGGGCCATCCTGACCGCACTCAAATGCCTTTCTCACGCCTGATGGGTCCGACCCCAAGGCCTCAGATTAATGGTTACTGA